The genomic region GACTAGGACCAGACGGTCTTTAGATCCAGTTCCAGGTTTCTATATGACTCTACATGAGAAGAAAAGGGGCTTCAGATGAAATAAGTACAATTGTCCAAAGTACAGTCATAAAGATCCCAGAGGGTAGGTATTGCATCACCCAGCCTTTATCATTTTGCCCCAGTGGAAAAACTATCATTTTAAATATTCCAAAATGTAAGGCATTTCCTGCAATAGACAACTCTCCTTCTACTTATGCACTAGTAATCTGCTTTCCCATGCTTCTGTTAATGTGAACACACAAAGCAGGTTTTTGGAAGGAAAGCGGAGAAAGTGATACTCACATGAAGCTACTCTTCCCACAGCCTGGGGGCCCATACAACAGGTATCCTCTCCGATAGGGAATACCTATGGACAAAGAAACTAGTAGGAAGACATCACTAGGCACCAAATTCAGCATGTCTCAACTTCCTACCAAATTTGAGCAGCTACTGCTATATCCTAGTTGACATAAGAATTCCCTTAACAGCTCTGACCAATGGTCCCCCGAACCCGATCATTGCTAATGGCCAGTTCCAGATGCTGTGGAAGAAATAAGGTTCTAATGAAGAGAAAGGGTTTTCTTTCAGCCATGCTGGTTAAAAATGTAATATCCCCAAGCCAAGAACGCAATCTAAATACCTttaattaggaccaaccaaataaCCCATAACAgtgtacaagcttttgagttctctagaACTTTTCTTCATGCTGGATGTTACAAAAAGGGATTTAGGAAATGGAAAATGCCTCCAGAAATGATGTTAAATCCTGTTCAAGCCTACATGATGTGTCAGATACACCTTTTCTTCTCTGGGTAGTAATCAATTACACTCCATAGGAGAAACAAAGTCGAATGAATATTTCTAAGAGTTCTCTAAACCAGTGAGACtcaaaatccttttttggaagACAGCACAGAAATCACTAGGAAGTCATTGTATTAACTCAGGAGATGAATTTAAGGTGTTGCATGAGGAACAGAATGAATAGCCTATTCACTTCTAATAAGGACACTACAAAGAGGAGCCTTTAATCAATTTGTCAAGGATATAACACTGTGATGAAATAGGCCAAATGTTAACTTCTGCCAGCAATCTGCACTGTGCAAGGCCTGACTGGGACAGTCACTCCAATGGAAATCAGTGGAAGTCAGAGTTAAGATAAGGACTGAAACAGATCAGCAGAATAGTACCTGAGAGGAAGTCATAGATTTGGACTGTGGAGCTGCATACAGCTGGCAAAATTGCGACAAGTACTGACAGAGCTGCAAGGATGCCCTTGACAGAAATTGCAAAGGAACTGAACAACAGTCATTGTGAAAAACTACAGCAAGTTCCTGGTCTGATGAAGGGGATATTCTGGCTCTATTATGCTAATTTAGCCCACAATGGAAGAGACTAGAATGTGAAGGCAAGTGCCAGGCAGCCTCTGAAAAATACACTTGCCTCGCTCAATGTACCACTTTGGGTTGCCAATGAACTCTTTCACATCCTGCACAATCCGCTCCGAAACTCCTTCATCAAGCACCACAGAAGTCAGTGGGCGCCGGCGCCGTGGGAAACCAAACTGCCTCCATTCTGCACCCATGGCTGTGTACATGACTGTCTTTCCTTCTTGCTCCCTCAGGGCCAATTCTTTGGCTGAAAAAAAAAGGGAACAAGGGGTTCACAGAGTAATTACCATGAAAAGTGGATACACAAAGCCAGAAGGTAGGAAGAAAATGCCCTATTGGCATTCTGATTTAAGTCTTACTGACAAAGAAGGTTCACATAAAAGTAACAATGGAAATCTGATAAGGCTGAGCAAGAATGTTTTGTTTGGAAGTGAAAAAGCGAGAGCAATGGTCACAGAGAACTTTAATCCAAATATGACATTTTGAAAGATTATACCCATTGACAACTAACAAAAGTTCATATTGCAAAATCTTTATAATTGGTTTGAATGCATAAATGGTAGTTGCTATGGGATACTGTAACATGTATGATTGTCCTTGTGGGACATAAGGCATGGTTAGTTCACACGCTTTAAGATATGACTGATCTTTTAATGGATGTCTTACAGTTGTGGGAGTAAGACTAAAGAACTGGTGAAAGGAAGAATAGAGATTTGGGTTTATAGGTGTGTGACCTCCAGACATGGTGACCTCCTGACATGGTGGTTTGAACTTTGACCTAAAGTTTCTAATGTTGCTTATCAAACAGGATAGGGTGCTGTTTAGGAAACATCTTTATTAGTTTATTGTTTGTAGGTAAGCTGCTCACAAAGGAAAATGAACGAAGAGTTGTGAAACTTCACCAGTAGTTAGGTAAATCGTGCCCACAAATCACATCACTTGGTAGCCATTATTTCTGACAAAGAACATACTTAGCTAGTGCAATTCATCTTTGGAGTGATCCTTCTCAGCTGCTGGTATCCACAAATGCATCAAACAAACCTGGAGCCTTTTTAATCCATCGAAGAATGTCTGAACGTATTTATTCTTCCTCAAGATCTATTGAAGTTATAGGGCATAGGCTCAGGCCAATGGGAACCATGAACATTTCAAACAACAATAACATCAAGGTGCTGGGAATGAAGGGAATCTGTCCACTCGGACAAGTGTCCTTGGCTGCTCCATTTCTGATCTTGCCTTGAGCATGACTATAACCACCACAGGGTTCTGTTTTACCTTCCTGCAGGATGTTGAAGAAAATCTCCCGGTTGGTGCCTACTGCTGTAAAGGTGACAGACTCCCATGGGGTGCCTGTGTGCAAATCAATCATTTGTTTCTCCCGGTTTCGTTCTATGCGGATCCACTTCCTTTTATACCTGGAAACAGACAGGGAGAAACTAAGCAGTAATGAGAAGGGAGACAACTGATCAATCTCAGGTACAACTTTTTAAAGCCAATTTCATAAAACTTCTCTCTTTTACAAACCCCATCCACGTCAGAATGTAAAAACTGGGGCCACAACCAAGCAAGGATTGCCTTTATTCAGGAAGCCATGGTCAGCATAGACACAAAGGAGGACAGGTAATGGCACAGATTCAAGGATGGCTCTTTTACATCCCCCCATCTCCCAAATAATATATATCTGAGAAACTCTGATGAAAGCAGAACAGCCAAGATCAAGAATAGTTGCAACTAAACTGGGTTAGACCAATGCCTCAGCCAATTTGTTATTGTACCTCCAAAAGCTATTGCTCTTTTGCCTTCTCTGTAATATCTTAGCTGCTGCTTTGCTTCAAGCAGGTCACAGTGATGCAAaaggtacttttttttttttggcttgtggAAAGTCCCTAACCTGTTTAAGATACTTTGAATGGTAAACAAGTCTAGGATATTGACATCCAGAGAGATGCCAGTTTATTGGAATCTGATGAGTGTAATATAAGGAGAGGGGTTTCGGCAATACATGATGGGAACAGTCTCTGGATTAGGCAGGCATGATTTCCAGCCAATGGGAGAGTCATTTATCAAGTTTACCTTTCTGAGGCATGATTAAGATATTTCTGGAGTCAGTTAGCAAAGTGTTCACAGAATATTGGGGATGAGCCAATATTTGGAATATATACAGTTAGATCAGAACCCGGACTACTCTGAAAGCTATTATCAATCCACTCCAACAAGAaaggattcccccaccccagtatTTGACTGGACATCAAATTGTCATCACAATGTCAGGAGGGGGTCTATAAAAGTGTATAAAAGTTGGGTTACACTCTAGGAAAGAAGCTCTTTCTCTTATACCTGATATATTATGTTTTTCTATCTATCAGTTCTATTCCCCTTTGCTTCTCTTCCGCTCTTTCTACTGAAAGGATCCAAGATTGCCACTAGCAACCTTCAAGCCTGACTGCTCCAAGCAGGTAAGAACTAGCCAGCTCattctgtttgttgtttattcTTGGACAACTGCTAACATTATTGTTATGCAGTATTAACCATAATTatgtaagagccctgtggcgcagagtggtaagctgcagtactgcagcccaagctcagcTCACAACCTGacttcgatcctggtggaagctgggttcagggagccggctcatggttgactcagccttccatccttctgaggttggtaaaatgagtacccagtttcctgggggtaaattgtagaggaccggggaaggcaatggcaaaccaccccgtaacaaaaagtctgccaagaaaacatgatgcgacgtacccccatggatcagtaataacttggtgcttgcacaggggactacctttacctaaccaTAATTATATTgtatcagtacaatcctaaacagttacatagTATAAGTAGGTTTCAgcgggcttagaagagtgtatctcaataaaacataaaatacttaAATCAACATTGCCTGTGAGTTATTTTCCAAGTTCTCCACTATGTCTGCAAGAACCAAAGATCCCCAGGCATTCATCTGAGTTTGTGAGCTTGGAATCAGAATCCTAAATAACACCTGTTACCATTACAGAATTGTAGAAGCTAGGTGAGAAAGACATGAACATCATCTAAATTTCCTCTACACAATGGATTCTCCCACCTTATTTCAGAAGCAGGCAGCACCTAGGACCAgattcactctcaagtatgttcTGAAATGAACCCAGCGCTGGGAGCTCCCACTTGAGAGGCAAACAGGGTTGCTACTAGCAATAgagccttctcagtagtggcaacCCATTTGAGGGACTGCCTTCCCCATCCGTACATCGAGCGCAAATTCTATGGTTATCTGGCACCACAGAAAAAAACAGTACTGTTTTCCAGGAGTTTATTTGCCTCTAATATGATTttgctgctgctatttttattGGTGATGATGCTTAATTGTATTtgctattaatttattattatattacatttgTATTACTATAAGTGATTTTGTAAATAACTTTGACAGCCTAAGATCGAAAGGACCAAAAGTGGAATATaagcattttaaattttaaacattCCTTGGTGTTATGCCCATTTAGTTTTCATTCATAAAACATACAGATATACCATTCTGGATACATAGCCATAAGCATTAAAGCAGTTTCTCTTACTTTGTAGGGGCTGCAAATGCAACATACAGAAAACTCAAGGATGATCACAACTGTATACTGCTACCTTTCCATGAGATTATATTTTAAAAGGATACCATTCTTCTAATTATTTGTCTTAGTGCTCCTTGGTAATGAGGAATTAATTTATGCAGCCATTTTGGTGACTTCTTTGTACTGTGCTGGTCGAGCATGCAGACATTCTTAGAGCTGGTACAAACACGTGTGAGCAACCACAAAAAGACTCCACCATTTCCTTGTTAGCCTTGCAATACTCCTGCTCTTCCAAGACACTTCACGACTTTTCTTACCATATGAAATGGTTCCCTGGACTGGGGATAAAGTCAAACTTGGTGCTGACACGGCCACTTTCATGCTGCAGGTAAGAGGTTTCCACACTCAGATGCTGGGTGTGCTTGGCATGGTGAGAGATCCAGCTTAGCAACCAAAAATAGCTTTTATCCTTGCTTGGTACCTCCAGAGTGATCATGCAGTGCCGCCTGAAAGCCACCATGCCAAATTGGGCCCCCTTACGGACAAGAGCCAGTGCTGTGCCtacacccaccaggccaaagcctGCCCCAAAGTATGGATTATCTTTGAGTGCCAAAATAAAGTCAGAAAGAGGCATTGCGATGGATGGAGAGAAGAAGGaactccagtattaaagaaatgtTCCCAATGGCATTTCTTCTAAATACTTTAACAAAACCTGTACAAGAAAGAAAGCAAACAGATTTAAGGGACCATGGGTGACTAATGCTTTAGTTACATGCCTGCTTAAATCCAGAGGAGGTAAATTAGCCAACCTTTCTTCCTCATCTCCCACACTCACCTCACATAAGCAAAAAAGGTTACTGAAATAGCACTCCCCACTGGGAAGTGAGAGTACAAGTAACTATGGAAACAAAAGGTTAACAATAGTTCTAAAGTCACTTACTCCTGCTCCCAGAGTGAGTTTCCTTCTCTACAATAATGTGAAGAATTGTGAAGTGCTGCTGTAAGCCTCAGTATTT from Eublepharis macularius isolate TG4126 chromosome 2, MPM_Emac_v1.0, whole genome shotgun sequence harbors:
- the LOC129323826 gene encoding mitochondrial chaperone BCS1; protein product: MPLSDFILALKDNPYFGAGFGLVGVGTALALVRKGAQFGMVAFRRHCMITLEVPSKDKSYFWLLSWISHHAKHTQHLSVETSYLQHESGRVSTKFDFIPSPGNHFIWYKRKWIRIERNREKQMIDLHTGTPWESVTFTAVGTNREIFFNILQEAKELALREQEGKTVMYTAMGAEWRQFGFPRRRRPLTSVVLDEGVSERIVQDVKEFIGNPKWYIERGIPYRRGYLLYGPPGCGKSSFITALAGELQYSICLLSLSDRSLSDDRLNHLLSVAPQQSIILLEDVDAAFISRDLAAENPNTYQGMGRLTFSGLLNALDGVASSEARIVFMTTNHVDRLDPALVRPGRVDLKQYVGHCSQWQLERMFQRFYPDQPLAVAKQFAERGLSVSEQISAAQVQGHFMQHKADPDGAIKNIQALVS